The DNA sequence GGCGGGTACATTGCGTACAGGTCCCGTACAACGCGGCGGACAGGGCCGTCGAGCGTGAGGTGCTGCCGCGGGCGCAACAGCTGGGGATCGGCGTCATCGTGATGCGGCCGCTGGGAGGGGGAGGGTTGGCCCGCCGCAGCCCGCCGGTCTCGGAGCTCCGACGGTTCGAACCGTTCGGCGTCCAGACGTGGGCGCAGGTGCTGCTCAAGTGGATCGCCAGCGACGCGCGGGTCCATGTGGTTATTCCGGCCACGTCCCGGCCGGGACGGATGACCGAGAGCGCCGTCGCCGGCGACCCTCCCTGGTTCGACGAGGAGACCCGTGAACGGATCAGCGCACTGGCGAGTAGGTAGGCAAAGCACGCCGGGCGGTCACTCCGGGGCCTCCACGGTCAGCGGAGCGTTGAAGTCGAACAGGCGAGAGGTCATGTAGTGCGAGGGCGCGGCCATGAGCAGCTTGTGCACACGGAAGGTCCGGTTCCCGATCCAAGCGGCCATGGCCGCCGTGCCGTCGGGAGTCTGCCACAGGACGACGCGACACATCTCCTGCTCGCACCGGTCCTCGCGCCCGAGGGTGGCGTGCTCCACGCCTTGCATGTAGACGGCCGGCCCGCGTGCGGAGAAGGGCTCGGGCAGCACGTCGCGCGTCCACGCGCCGCCAGGCCGTCGGAGGTAGCGCGTGGCGCCGATCAGGACGACGGTGGTGCCGTCGGCGGATTCCAGGCGCGCGCGATCCGGTCGCTGAAACGCGTAGCGCGTGACGACGAAGCCGGACGCGCCGTCGGTGAGCTGTTCGGTCTCCCGCCATGTCCTGAGGCCTTCGATCGTCAGCTGGGCGCGCCGCAGCAGACGGAACGCGTCGAGGTCTGACGCCCAGCGTATCTGTCCGGCCAGGTGCGGGAAGCTGGTCCCCGCATCGGCGCGTCCGGTACGCCGCAGCAGCACCTCGATCTCCCAGTAGCCAGGTAGGCCCACAGCGCCGCCGTCGACAGCGTAGACTCCGGGATCGGTACGCGCCAGCACCAACGTCGCCGGCGCGACGTCCTCGTCGAGCTTGCGCAGCCGCAGCAGCACGCGGTCTACGTCCACGGGCTGACCGGACGGGTCACGCACGGTCACCACGAACCGGTTCCATCCGGGTGTGCCGGGTGCGACTTCCAGCCGCACGTGCACGTCGCCGGCTGCGCCCGCCAGGGCCAGCGGAGGACGTTCGGCCGGGCGTTGGACGGTGCGGGCAGGGGGTGTGATCGTCAGCACGGCTACGGCGAGCAGCACCGCGGCACCGAGGGCGCCCTCGGCGCCGACCAAGGCGACAAACCGCTTCCGCGCGGCCGGCCCAGTGACCCCTCCACCCAGCCGCGGCAGGAGCCAGAAGCGGTTGAGCGCTCCCAGCGCGGTCAGACCCACCACGAGCACCACCTTCACCGCCAGCGAGCGGCCGTAGAGGCTGTTGCGCAGAGCCGCCAGGTCCGGAACGTGCAACCACGCTGCGTACGCGCCCGTCACGAGGAGTACTGCCAGGCTCCAGCCCGCCAGCCGAGAGAACCTCCGCGCGAGGGCAGGATGCACGGCGGCGTCTTCCGCTTCCGTCCGCAGAACCACCCACAGGCACGGTAGCCCCCCGATCCACACCGAAGCCGCGACGAGGTGGATCCAGTCGGCGGCCACCGCGACCGGTCCTGCACCCCAAGCGTGCGCGTTGACCGTCAGGCTGAACAGCAGGACACCCGCCGCCAGCACCGGCGTCCAGTCCGCCGTGTCCTCTCGGGCGCGTTCAAGCGCCACCTGTGCTCCCACGATCGCGACGCCGATGGCCAGCAGCAGGTGCGGCAGGTGGGCCGCGGAGACCAGTCCGGACGGACCCCCGGACAGCCCGGCCACCAGCGACAGAAACGCAACGGCGAATACAGCAGCCAGCTGCGCGACGCGTCCCGGGCGCGTCGCCGGTGCGAGCAACAGCGCTGCCATGCTCAGGCGCACCAGAACGCTCAACCCGGCCTGCGTGGTGGCCAGCAGCGTCCACAGTAAGCGCTCGCGTAAGACAGTCCAGATCGGAGCCCCGACCAAGACCGAGGCGTTGACGCCGAACTCGGCTACCGTGCCGATGATGACCGCGGTCGCGGCGAACCTGGCGAGCCGGACGAGCCGGTCCTCGACGTCCGTCGGAACGGCACCAGGCTGGAGGGCGAATCGCCGGAAGAAGACGACCCCGGCCAACAAGGTGACGGCGAGGTATCCGATCCATCGAAAGGCCACCTGCGCGGGCGGCGGGGGGGCCGGGCCCGTCACCACCGCACCGGCGGGGGCCTCCCCGACGCCGAAGACCAGCAGCCCGCTCGTGGTGTGTCCGTCCACCTGCGAGAGCACCCGCCAGCGCACCGTGTAGGAGCCTTGAGGGAGGGGCGGCAGTGACACGGTGATGGTTCGGCCATCCTCGGAGACCGAGTGGCCCGTCGAGCGGATGGCTCCCGAAGGGTCCAGGACTTCGGCCGAACTGAGGGTGAGGTGGACCGGCTCGCTGAAGGTCAGCACCACCCGCGACGGAGGCTCGGCGAGGGAGGCGCCATTGGGCGGGTTCGCGCTCTGCAGGATGCCGTGGGCCAAGACGGGCGTTCCGACCCATAGGGTGATGACGATGGCCAGCAGCGCAGGCGTGGCGCGGGAGGGAAGGCTCATCAGGGCCTCACGGTGAACCGGAACTCTCCCCGGGCCACGTAACCGTCGTCGGCGGAGACAGCCTTCCACCGGACTGTGTACCGGCCGGCACCGACCGGACGCAGGCGTGCGGCCATCGTGTTGCGGTCCAGGTTGTCCAGCTCGACGCCGCCTTTACCGTCGTCCACGCGCCGACCGCGGCCGTCCCACACGGAGATCGCGCTCGTGGCCGGATCGAGTTCCTCGTTGAACCACGCGCGCACGACGCGAGGAGGCGAGCGCAGGGTCGCACCGTGGCGGGGCTCGGACTTCAGCAGCCTTGCATGGGCCAGCGCGGTGGCGCATGCGGCCCCCGTCAACAGGAGGATCAGGCAGGCGGCGATACGGTA is a window from the Armatimonadota bacterium genome containing:
- a CDS encoding copper resistance protein CopC, with protein sequence MSLPSRATPALLAIVITLWVGTPVLAHGILQSANPPNGASLAEPPSRVVLTFSEPVHLTLSSAEVLDPSGAIRSTGHSVSEDGRTITVSLPPLPQGSYTVRWRVLSQVDGHTTSGLLVFGVGEAPAGAVVTGPAPPPPAQVAFRWIGYLAVTLLAGVVFFRRFALQPGAVPTDVEDRLVRLARFAATAVIIGTVAEFGVNASVLVGAPIWTVLRERLLWTLLATTQAGLSVLVRLSMAALLLAPATRPGRVAQLAAVFAVAFLSLVAGLSGGPSGLVSAAHLPHLLLAIGVAIVGAQVALERAREDTADWTPVLAAGVLLFSLTVNAHAWGAGPVAVAADWIHLVAASVWIGGLPCLWVVLRTEAEDAAVHPALARRFSRLAGWSLAVLLVTGAYAAWLHVPDLAALRNSLYGRSLAVKVVLVVGLTALGALNRFWLLPRLGGGVTGPAARKRFVALVGAEGALGAAVLLAVAVLTITPPARTVQRPAERPPLALAGAAGDVHVRLEVAPGTPGWNRFVVTVRDPSGQPVDVDRVLLRLRKLDEDVAPATLVLARTDPGVYAVDGGAVGLPGYWEIEVLLRRTGRADAGTSFPHLAGQIRWASDLDAFRLLRRAQLTIEGLRTWRETEQLTDGASGFVVTRYAFQRPDRARLESADGTTVVLIGATRYLRRPGGAWTRDVLPEPFSARGPAVYMQGVEHATLGREDRCEQEMCRVVLWQTPDGTAAMAAWIGNRTFRVHKLLMAAPSHYMTSRLFDFNAPLTVEAPE
- a CDS encoding copper resistance protein CopC — its product is MRTYRIAACLILLLTGAACATALAHARLLKSEPRHGATLRSPPRVVRAWFNEELDPATSAISVWDGRGRRVDDGKGGVELDNLDRNTMAARLRPVGAGRYTVRWKAVSADDGYVARGEFRFTVRP